In Roseisolibacter agri, a genomic segment contains:
- a CDS encoding ferredoxin reductase: protein MSSGIRAIPEGVPDVARRTAPARLEWRVATVVAVRDETPRARTLVLDVPDWPGHRAGQHVDVRLVAEDGYQAQRSYSIASAPEERTVALTVERLDDGEVSPYLAGELRAGDGLEVRGPIGGWFAWDVHDGGPLLLVAGGSGVVPLMAMLRHHAHADAARRARVPVRLLYSARTAADVIYRDELARFAAPAVGIVYTLTRETTPVDWAQHHRRIDRAMLDAVAWPAADAPLAFVCGPTPLVESVAALLVAIGHDPARVRTERFGPTGG from the coding sequence GTGAGCAGCGGTATCAGGGCGATCCCTGAGGGCGTGCCGGACGTCGCGCGGCGCACGGCGCCCGCGCGGCTCGAATGGCGCGTCGCGACGGTCGTCGCCGTGCGCGACGAGACGCCGCGCGCGCGCACGCTGGTGCTCGACGTTCCGGACTGGCCGGGCCATCGCGCGGGCCAGCACGTGGACGTGCGGCTGGTGGCGGAGGACGGCTACCAGGCGCAGCGCTCGTACTCCATCGCGTCGGCGCCGGAGGAGCGCACCGTCGCGCTGACGGTGGAGCGGCTGGACGACGGCGAGGTCTCGCCGTACCTGGCGGGCGAGCTGCGCGCGGGCGACGGGCTGGAGGTGCGTGGCCCGATCGGCGGCTGGTTCGCGTGGGACGTGCACGACGGCGGCCCGCTGCTGCTGGTGGCCGGCGGCTCGGGCGTCGTCCCGCTGATGGCGATGCTGCGGCACCACGCCCACGCCGACGCCGCGCGGCGCGCGCGCGTGCCCGTGCGGCTGCTCTACTCCGCGCGCACGGCGGCGGACGTCATCTACCGCGACGAGCTGGCGCGCTTCGCCGCGCCGGCGGTCGGGATCGTGTACACGCTGACGCGCGAGACGACGCCCGTCGACTGGGCGCAGCACCATCGGCGCATCGACCGCGCGATGCTCGACGCGGTGGCGTGGCCGGCTGCCGACGCACCGCTCGCGTTCGTGTGCGGGCCGACGCCGCTCGTCGAGTCGGTGGCCGCGCTGCTGGTGGCGATCGGCCACGATCCCGCGCGCGTGCGCACCGAGCGCTTCGGGCCCACCGGCGGCTGA
- a CDS encoding DUF6510 family protein, with amino-acid sequence MLTEEMRLDGNAAAGALREVFSQDVTVARATCAGCGDARPVGALLAYGHAMGVVLRCPGCGLAMLRVARTPGMVRLDVAGVTLLAIPDDVPVA; translated from the coding sequence ATGCTCACCGAGGAGATGCGCCTGGACGGCAACGCCGCCGCGGGTGCGCTGCGCGAGGTGTTCAGCCAGGACGTGACCGTCGCGCGCGCCACGTGCGCGGGCTGCGGCGACGCACGGCCCGTGGGCGCGCTGCTGGCCTACGGCCACGCGATGGGTGTCGTGCTGCGCTGCCCGGGCTGCGGGCTGGCGATGCTGCGGGTCGCGCGTACGCCGGGCATGGTGCGGCTGGACGTCGCGGGCGTCACGCTGCTGGCGATCCCGGACGACGTGCCGGTGGCCTGA
- a CDS encoding DinB family protein: MRRPALVLVLALVLPAAAQAQQPVSKDGGSAAPAADAGVAAMRAQWEQVTAFVTAAAEELSEADYAYRPVETVRTFGQLVGHVAGAQYMMCAAALGEPARAEDEIERSATTKAALVQALKASTAYCARAYAQPAAATAATVELFGQRQSRAQVLALNAVHNGEHYGNIITYMRMKGLVPPSSRR, from the coding sequence ATGCGCCGTCCCGCCCTCGTGCTCGTCCTCGCGCTCGTCCTCCCTGCCGCCGCGCAGGCCCAGCAACCCGTGTCCAAGGACGGTGGCTCCGCCGCACCGGCCGCCGACGCGGGTGTGGCCGCGATGCGCGCGCAGTGGGAGCAGGTGACGGCGTTCGTCACCGCCGCGGCGGAGGAGCTGTCGGAGGCCGACTACGCGTACCGGCCCGTCGAGACGGTGCGCACGTTCGGGCAGCTGGTCGGACACGTCGCCGGCGCGCAGTACATGATGTGCGCGGCCGCCCTCGGCGAGCCCGCGCGGGCCGAGGACGAGATCGAGAGGAGCGCGACGACGAAGGCCGCGCTCGTGCAGGCGCTCAAGGCGTCCACCGCGTACTGCGCGCGCGCGTACGCGCAGCCGGCCGCCGCGACGGCGGCGACGGTCGAGCTGTTCGGGCAGCGGCAGTCGCGCGCGCAGGTGCTGGCGCTCAACGCCGTGCACAACGGGGAGCACTACGGCAACATCATCACGTACATGCGCATGAAGGGCCTGGTGCCGCCGTCCAGCCGACGCTGA
- a CDS encoding haloacid dehalogenase-like hydrolase, whose amino-acid sequence MHRRYLLVSDFDQTLSFNDSGRLLSEMLGIARFDEKVAGLSRLNLVQEGAELAYLLRHDPEFRRVRRDDLVAVGRTIRLKRNIARLAELLATGIEDATFDFHVVSAAPEEIVLAALDGLVPASHVVGTRLAYDADTGEIAAVERVAAGYGKVAAVEALRSALGVPRERVVYVGDGSSDLHVMLHVNRGDGLTIAVSEARHIAEIARRTVISDDALSVLVPVLEEMLGYAPGQVRALFERHGLTIQERNKVRTDWLTIGSAA is encoded by the coding sequence ATGCACAGGCGCTACCTGCTGGTGAGCGACTTCGACCAGACGCTCAGCTTCAACGATTCCGGCCGCCTGCTGAGCGAGATGCTCGGCATCGCGCGCTTCGACGAGAAGGTCGCGGGGCTGTCACGCCTCAACCTGGTGCAGGAGGGCGCCGAGCTGGCGTACCTGCTGCGCCACGATCCCGAGTTCCGCCGCGTGCGGCGCGACGACCTGGTCGCGGTCGGCCGCACGATCCGCCTCAAGCGCAACATCGCGCGGCTGGCGGAGCTGCTGGCGACCGGCATCGAGGACGCGACGTTCGACTTCCACGTCGTGTCGGCGGCGCCCGAGGAGATCGTGCTCGCGGCGCTCGACGGGCTGGTGCCGGCGAGCCACGTCGTCGGCACCCGCCTGGCCTACGACGCGGACACCGGCGAGATCGCGGCCGTGGAGCGCGTGGCCGCCGGCTACGGCAAGGTCGCGGCGGTGGAGGCGCTGCGCTCGGCGCTGGGCGTGCCGCGCGAGCGCGTCGTGTACGTGGGGGATGGCAGCTCCGACCTGCACGTGATGCTCCACGTCAACCGCGGCGACGGGCTCACGATCGCGGTCTCCGAAGCGCGACACATCGCCGAGATCGCGCGGCGCACGGTCATCAGCGACGACGCGCTGAGCGTGCTCGTGCCGGTGCTGGAGGAGATGCTCGGCTACGCGCCGGGCCAGGTGCGCGCGCTGTTCGAGCGCCACGGCCTGACGATCCAGGAGCGGAACAAGGTGCGCACCGACTGGCTCACCATCGGCTCGGCCGCGTGA
- a CDS encoding MFS transporter: MRDRSVRTARVAVATVFFLDGAGFANWVVRIPAVQERLGIGVGQLGMALLGVAVGALVAMPLAGGLIARHGSRPVTRAGVLAFAASLALPPLATGLVALTAALVLLGATSGVMGVAMNAQAATVERRYARPIMASFHALFSLGGLVGAATGGLAAARGLGLAPHLGIVAAMIALVGWLAGTRLLPATADAAPGGPAFARPTRALLALGVVAFCVLFGEGAMADWSAVYLRDVAGAGPGLAAAGFAAFSLAMATGRAVGDALTLRMGPARLVRAGGLLSAIGLGIALSVPSPWAAVVGFGAVGAGLSSVFPTVLASAGRMPGQTAGTAIAAVSTFGYTGFLAGPPVIGLVAEWSSLRVGLAVVVATGAIIAALAATLRASAPESSTIGEAGQAETHAVGV; this comes from the coding sequence ATGCGCGACCGATCGGTGCGCACGGCGCGCGTCGCGGTGGCGACGGTGTTCTTCCTCGACGGCGCGGGGTTCGCCAACTGGGTCGTGCGCATCCCCGCGGTGCAGGAGCGGCTGGGGATCGGCGTCGGCCAGCTGGGCATGGCGCTGCTGGGCGTCGCGGTCGGCGCGCTGGTCGCGATGCCGCTCGCGGGCGGGCTGATCGCGCGCCACGGCAGCCGGCCCGTGACGCGCGCGGGCGTGCTGGCGTTCGCGGCGTCGCTCGCGCTGCCGCCGCTGGCCACGGGACTCGTCGCGCTGACCGCGGCCCTCGTGCTGCTCGGCGCGACGAGCGGCGTCATGGGCGTGGCGATGAACGCGCAGGCCGCCACCGTCGAGCGCCGCTACGCACGGCCGATCATGGCGAGCTTCCACGCGCTGTTCTCGCTCGGTGGGCTGGTGGGCGCGGCGACGGGCGGGCTCGCGGCGGCGCGCGGGCTGGGGCTCGCGCCGCACCTCGGGATCGTCGCGGCGATGATCGCGCTCGTCGGCTGGCTCGCGGGGACGCGGCTGCTGCCCGCGACGGCCGACGCCGCACCCGGCGGGCCCGCGTTCGCGCGGCCCACGCGCGCGCTGCTGGCGCTCGGCGTCGTCGCGTTCTGCGTGCTGTTCGGCGAGGGCGCGATGGCCGACTGGAGCGCCGTCTATCTGCGCGACGTCGCGGGCGCAGGGCCGGGGCTCGCGGCGGCCGGCTTCGCGGCCTTCTCGCTGGCGATGGCGACCGGGCGCGCGGTGGGCGACGCGCTGACGCTGCGCATGGGCCCCGCGCGCCTCGTGCGCGCCGGCGGGCTGCTCTCCGCGATCGGGCTGGGGATCGCGCTCTCGGTGCCGTCGCCGTGGGCCGCGGTGGTGGGCTTCGGCGCGGTGGGCGCGGGGCTGTCGAGCGTCTTCCCGACGGTGCTCGCGTCGGCGGGGCGGATGCCGGGGCAGACGGCGGGGACGGCGATCGCCGCCGTCAGCACGTTCGGGTACACGGGCTTCCTCGCCGGCCCGCCGGTGATCGGGCTGGTCGCCGAGTGGTCGTCGCTGCGCGTGGGGCTAGCGGTCGTGGTGGCCACGGGCGCGATCATCGCCGCGCTGGCCGCGACGCTGCGCGCGAGCGCGCCCGAGTCGTCGACGATCGGCGAGGCAGGGCAGGCGGAGACGCACGCGGTGGGCGTCTGA
- a CDS encoding amidohydrolase family protein produces the protein MPTIPPRVRRRLAGAALLALPTLAVAQPAPATTAFVDVTVIPMDGRGPLANQTVVVQGDRIVTVGPAARTAVPGGATRVDGRGKFLVPGLAEMHGHVPPPNAPAQLTDDVLFLYVANGITTVRGMLGAPGQLALRERARRGDVVAPTLYLAGPSFNGNSVNSPDDAVRMVKAQKAEGWDLLKVHPGLTRDEYDAMARTARAEGMRFGGHVPAEVGLLHAIDMGQETFDHLDGYIEQLKGDQGPLDAAALADVVKRSRDAGVWVVPMMALWEVLYGTADVATVTAYPELQYMPKATVAQWTSLHTQRMASPQMDRAVGRRVIDNRMQLLKALSDGGVRVLMGTDAPQQFSVPGFSLHRELLRMREAGMTPQQILASGTTRVGEYFAKSDRFGAVAPGHRADLLLLDASPLADVANLTRRAGVMVRGRWLPEREIQARLAAIAARHRQ, from the coding sequence GTGCCCACGATCCCGCCTCGCGTCCGCCGCCGTCTCGCGGGGGCCGCGCTGCTCGCGCTCCCGACGCTCGCCGTCGCGCAGCCGGCGCCCGCGACCACCGCGTTCGTCGACGTCACGGTCATCCCGATGGACGGCCGCGGGCCGCTCGCCAACCAGACGGTGGTGGTGCAGGGCGACCGCATCGTCACCGTGGGGCCGGCCGCGCGCACGGCGGTGCCGGGCGGCGCGACGCGCGTGGACGGGCGCGGGAAGTTCCTCGTGCCGGGGCTGGCCGAGATGCACGGGCACGTGCCGCCGCCGAACGCGCCGGCGCAGCTGACCGACGACGTGCTGTTCCTCTACGTCGCGAACGGCATCACGACGGTGCGCGGCATGCTCGGCGCGCCCGGACAGCTGGCGCTGCGCGAGCGCGCGCGGCGCGGCGACGTCGTCGCGCCGACGCTCTACCTCGCGGGCCCGAGCTTCAACGGCAACTCGGTCAACTCGCCGGACGACGCGGTGCGGATGGTCAAGGCGCAGAAGGCCGAGGGGTGGGACCTGCTGAAGGTGCACCCGGGGCTGACGCGCGACGAGTACGACGCGATGGCGCGCACCGCGAGGGCGGAGGGGATGCGCTTCGGCGGGCACGTGCCGGCGGAGGTCGGGCTGCTGCACGCGATCGACATGGGGCAGGAGACGTTCGACCACCTCGATGGCTACATCGAGCAGCTGAAGGGCGACCAGGGGCCGCTCGACGCCGCGGCGCTGGCGGACGTCGTGAAGCGCTCGCGGGACGCCGGCGTGTGGGTGGTGCCGATGATGGCGCTGTGGGAGGTGCTGTACGGCACCGCGGACGTCGCGACCGTGACCGCGTATCCCGAGCTGCAGTACATGCCGAAGGCGACGGTCGCGCAGTGGACGAGCCTCCACACGCAGCGCATGGCGAGCCCGCAGATGGACCGCGCGGTGGGCCGGCGCGTGATCGACAACCGGATGCAGCTGCTGAAGGCGCTGAGCGACGGCGGCGTGCGCGTGCTGATGGGCACCGACGCGCCGCAGCAGTTCAGCGTCCCGGGCTTCTCGCTGCACCGCGAGCTGCTGCGCATGCGCGAGGCGGGGATGACGCCGCAGCAGATCCTGGCGTCCGGCACGACGCGCGTGGGGGAGTACTTCGCGAAGTCCGATCGCTTCGGCGCCGTCGCGCCGGGCCATCGCGCGGACCTGCTGCTGCTGGACGCGAGCCCGCTCGCCGACGTCGCGAACCTCACGCGCCGCGCGGGCGTGATGGTGCGCGGCCGCTGGCTGCCCGAGCGCGAGATCCAGGCGCGGCTGGCCGCGATCGCGGCACGACATCGGCAGTGA
- a CDS encoding MgtC/SapB family protein, with amino-acid sequence MNWRLALEYLLQLAGAFALAIPIGWERERESRSAGLRTFPLVAAASCAFVLLGRSFTGDTSEPHADAHARLIAGLMQGIGFIGGGAILKSRQRVHGTATAAGIWMTGALGAAAGHGRWELAIVASLMTFATLRWLTRVERRLTRRGRSVLNPDGRRARDDRDEDARG; translated from the coding sequence ATGAACTGGCGACTCGCCCTCGAATACCTGCTGCAGCTGGCCGGCGCCTTCGCGCTCGCGATCCCCATCGGGTGGGAGCGCGAGCGCGAGTCGCGCAGCGCGGGGCTGCGCACCTTCCCGCTGGTCGCGGCCGCGAGCTGCGCGTTCGTGCTGCTGGGCCGCTCGTTCACGGGCGACACGAGCGAGCCGCACGCGGACGCGCACGCGCGGCTGATCGCGGGGCTGATGCAGGGGATCGGCTTCATCGGTGGCGGCGCGATCCTGAAGAGCCGGCAGCGCGTGCACGGCACCGCGACGGCCGCGGGCATCTGGATGACGGGCGCGCTGGGCGCCGCGGCGGGCCACGGACGGTGGGAGCTCGCCATCGTCGCGTCGCTGATGACGTTCGCGACGCTGCGCTGGCTGACGCGCGTCGAGCGCCGCCTCACGCGCCGCGGCCGGTCGGTGCTGAACCCGGACGGCCGGCGCGCGCGGGACGACAGGGACGAGGACGCGCGCGGCTGA
- a CDS encoding YdhR family protein gives MPILQVTFALRVPVADFARIVADAAPHYASIPGLRWKIWLVDAVQARAGGVYLFDDDASLAAYLAGPLAARLATAPFQSDLRVQRFDVLEDATALTRGPLGDAPARAA, from the coding sequence ATGCCGATCCTCCAGGTCACCTTCGCGCTGCGCGTTCCCGTCGCCGACTTCGCGCGCATCGTCGCCGACGCGGCGCCCCACTACGCCTCCATCCCGGGTCTTCGCTGGAAGATCTGGCTCGTCGACGCGGTGCAGGCGCGCGCGGGCGGCGTCTACCTGTTCGACGACGACGCGTCGCTGGCCGCGTACCTCGCGGGCCCGCTCGCCGCGCGGCTCGCGACCGCGCCGTTCCAGTCGGACCTGCGCGTGCAGCGCTTCGACGTGCTGGAGGACGCGACCGCGCTCACGCGCGGACCCCTCGGCGACGCACCGGCGCGCGCCGCGTAG
- a CDS encoding sodium:solute symporter family protein: protein MSGTLAALLAYMVLQLGIGVWVSRRIADESDYLIAGRQLGYPLAIFSTFATWFGAETMIGSAGTTYREGLSIASAEPFGYGLCLILMGLVFAVPLWRRRLTTLADLFRERYSVGVERLAAVILIPSSILWAAAQVRAFGTVLSTAAPTLNVESAIAVAAGFTILYTAFGGLLADATTDLIQGILLIIGLSVVGIAVVTALGGLEAVPAALEAARQARALAAPAVAPPWLEVAEAWAIPVCGSVIATELVGRVIATRTPAVARNSSLAAGALYVSVGMIPVFIGLVGATLLPGLADAEALLPTIAQRLLPTVGFAVFAGGIISAILSTVDSTLLVSSGLMSHNLVVPLLGITDEARKVRVARLGVLAFGAAAYLLALRAEGVFALVEQASAFGSAGALVTVCFALFTSLGGPRTAAATLIAGTVSYLVANAAGASAPFLLSLASALGTYVGGVALGRIVGGAAEDGTAENGEAENVTA from the coding sequence GTGTCCGGCACGCTCGCCGCCCTCCTCGCCTACATGGTCCTGCAGCTCGGCATCGGCGTCTGGGTCTCGCGCCGCATCGCCGACGAGTCGGACTACCTGATCGCCGGCCGGCAGCTCGGCTACCCGCTGGCGATCTTCTCGACCTTCGCCACCTGGTTCGGGGCCGAGACGATGATCGGATCGGCCGGCACCACGTACCGCGAGGGGCTGTCGATCGCGTCGGCCGAGCCGTTCGGCTACGGACTGTGCCTCATCCTGATGGGGCTCGTGTTCGCGGTCCCGCTCTGGCGCCGCCGGCTCACGACGCTGGCCGACCTGTTCCGCGAGCGCTACTCGGTGGGCGTCGAGCGGCTGGCGGCGGTCATCCTCATCCCCAGCTCGATCCTCTGGGCCGCCGCGCAGGTGCGCGCGTTCGGCACCGTGCTCTCCACCGCCGCGCCGACGCTGAACGTCGAGAGCGCGATCGCCGTCGCGGCCGGCTTCACGATCCTCTACACGGCGTTCGGCGGGCTGCTCGCCGACGCGACGACGGACCTGATCCAGGGCATCCTGCTCATCATCGGCCTCTCCGTCGTCGGCATCGCGGTCGTGACGGCGCTCGGCGGGCTCGAGGCGGTGCCGGCGGCGCTGGAGGCGGCGCGTCAGGCGCGCGCGCTCGCCGCGCCGGCGGTCGCGCCGCCGTGGCTGGAGGTCGCGGAGGCGTGGGCGATCCCCGTGTGCGGCTCGGTGATCGCGACGGAGCTCGTGGGCCGCGTGATCGCGACGCGGACGCCCGCCGTCGCGCGCAACTCGTCGCTGGCGGCGGGCGCGCTGTACGTGAGCGTCGGCATGATCCCGGTGTTCATCGGGCTCGTGGGCGCGACGCTGCTGCCCGGCCTCGCCGACGCGGAGGCGCTGCTGCCGACCATCGCGCAGCGGCTGCTTCCCACCGTCGGCTTCGCGGTCTTCGCCGGCGGCATCATCTCCGCCATCCTCTCCACGGTCGACAGCACGCTGCTGGTGTCGTCGGGGCTGATGTCGCACAACCTCGTGGTGCCGCTGCTCGGCATCACCGACGAGGCGCGCAAGGTGCGCGTCGCGCGTCTGGGCGTGCTGGCGTTCGGCGCCGCGGCGTACCTGCTCGCGCTGCGCGCCGAGGGCGTGTTCGCGCTGGTGGAGCAGGCGTCGGCCTTCGGGAGCGCGGGCGCGCTCGTCACCGTCTGCTTCGCGCTCTTCACCTCGCTCGGCGGCCCGCGCACCGCGGCGGCGACGCTGATCGCAGGGACCGTGTCGTACCTCGTGGCGAACGCCGCGGGCGCGAGTGCTCCTTTCCTGCTGTCTCTCGCCAGCGCACTGGGTACGTACGTGGGGGGTGTCGCGCTCGGAAGGATCGTTGGCGGTGCGGCGGAGGACGGAACGGCGGAGAACGGTGAAGCGGAGAACGTGACGGCGTGA
- a CDS encoding tRNA guanosine(34) transglycosylase Tgt, which translates to MSAFSFRTSHDQGAARLGWFSTPHGVVETPAFMPVATHGTIKGLSVDEVEAVGGGMMLSNAYHLSLRPGDAMVRALGGLHAFTRWKGPMLTDSGGFQVFSLAKLRAVSEDGVEFRSHLDGSVQQYTPERVIRIERNLGADVIMQFDELVAGGASVAVAQAAMERSLRWLARCRVEFERLEREGRAPITELHAPPGAPPLATHPDDLAPPPQSLFPIVQGGIHPALRRASARGILSSGDWDGIAIGGLSVGEAKPDMHAMLEVCDPELPRDRPRYLMGVGFPDDLVEGVRRGIDLFDCVAPTRMGRHGTAFTPEGTVQIRRGPYRTDRRPLVEGCPCPGCTRYDRAYLRHLFVSEEMLGPRLLALHNVAFLLTLMRDAREALRAGTFASWSEDWLARFRERGSAEGGTAADGRAEDDGA; encoded by the coding sequence ATGTCTGCCTTCAGCTTCCGCACCTCACACGACCAGGGCGCCGCCCGCCTCGGCTGGTTCTCCACCCCGCACGGCGTGGTCGAGACGCCGGCGTTCATGCCCGTGGCCACGCACGGCACCATCAAGGGCCTCTCGGTCGACGAGGTCGAGGCGGTCGGCGGCGGGATGATGCTGTCGAACGCGTATCACCTCTCGCTGCGCCCCGGCGACGCGATGGTGCGCGCGCTCGGCGGGCTGCACGCGTTCACGCGCTGGAAGGGCCCGATGCTCACCGACTCGGGCGGCTTCCAGGTCTTCTCGCTCGCCAAGCTGCGCGCCGTGAGCGAGGACGGCGTCGAGTTCCGCAGCCACCTCGACGGCTCGGTGCAGCAGTACACACCCGAGCGCGTGATCCGCATCGAGCGCAACCTGGGTGCGGACGTCATCATGCAGTTCGACGAGCTGGTGGCGGGCGGCGCGTCGGTCGCGGTCGCGCAGGCGGCCATGGAGCGCAGCCTGCGCTGGCTCGCCCGCTGCCGCGTGGAGTTCGAGCGCCTGGAGCGCGAGGGGCGCGCGCCGATCACGGAGCTGCACGCGCCGCCCGGCGCGCCCCCGCTGGCCACGCACCCCGACGACCTCGCGCCGCCGCCGCAGTCGCTCTTCCCCATCGTGCAGGGCGGCATCCATCCCGCGCTGCGCCGCGCGTCGGCGCGCGGGATCCTGAGCAGCGGCGACTGGGACGGCATCGCGATCGGCGGGCTGTCGGTGGGCGAGGCGAAGCCCGACATGCACGCGATGCTCGAGGTGTGCGACCCCGAGCTGCCGCGCGACCGCCCGCGCTACCTGATGGGCGTCGGCTTCCCGGACGACCTGGTCGAGGGCGTGCGCCGCGGCATCGACCTGTTCGACTGCGTCGCCCCGACGCGCATGGGCCGCCACGGCACCGCCTTCACGCCCGAGGGCACGGTGCAGATCCGCCGCGGCCCGTACCGCACCGACCGCCGCCCGCTCGTCGAGGGGTGCCCCTGCCCCGGCTGCACGCGCTACGACCGCGCCTACCTGCGCCATCTCTTCGTGAGCGAGGAGATGCTCGGCCCGCGGCTGCTGGCGCTGCACAACGTGGCGTTCCTCTTGACGCTGATGCGCGATGCGCGCGAAGCGCTGCGCGCCGGCACGTTCGCGTCGTGGAGCGAGGACTGGCTCGCACGCTTCCGGGAGCGCGGCAGCGCGGAGGGCGGAACGGCGGCGGACGGAAGAGCGGAGGACGATGGGGCGTGA
- a CDS encoding serine hydrolase domain-containing protein, translated as MPTRPLALAACALLAAAPSVATAQFADPERLAKLSAAFPAIDSLLRGHAERTFVPGIAYGIIVDGRLVHVGTAGLRELSSRSPVDTGTVFRIASMTKSFTALSILQLRDAGKLALDDPAERYVPELKGLRYPTADSPKLTIRHLLTHSEGFPEDNPWGDQQLAASEAELSRLMRSGIPFSTAPGTAYEYSNFGFAILGRIVANVSGMPYTRYVTERVLRPLGMRSTWMEARAVPPQRLAHGYRRQDDQWLEEPALPDGSFGPMGGMLTSVSDLSRWVGFMLDAWPARDADERAPLKRSSAREMQQVWRYAGASAVRDAAGAITLTSGGYGYGLRVGQTCRYPITVSHTGGLPGFGSLMRWLPEHGVGIVALGNRTYTGWTGVAEQALELMARTGALQPRAPRPAPVLLARQAQVTRLVAQWNDALADSVAAMNLFLDESKDRRRAALARLVTQAGGDCKPEGPLVAENALRGRWRLRCGQGDLRVAITLAPTTPAGVQFLDVAPIKREDELAPAPACR; from the coding sequence ATGCCCACGCGTCCCCTCGCCCTCGCGGCCTGCGCGCTGCTCGCCGCCGCGCCGTCCGTCGCTACCGCGCAGTTCGCGGATCCCGAGCGGCTCGCGAAGCTGAGCGCCGCCTTCCCGGCGATCGACTCGCTGCTGCGTGGCCACGCCGAGCGCACCTTCGTGCCGGGCATCGCGTACGGGATCATCGTCGATGGGCGGCTCGTGCACGTCGGCACGGCGGGGCTGCGCGAGCTGTCGTCGCGGTCCCCCGTCGACACGGGCACCGTGTTCCGCATCGCGTCGATGACGAAGAGCTTCACCGCGCTCTCGATCCTGCAGCTGCGCGACGCGGGGAAGCTGGCGCTCGACGACCCGGCCGAGCGCTACGTGCCGGAGCTGAAGGGGCTGCGCTATCCCACCGCCGACTCGCCGAAGCTCACCATCCGCCACCTGCTCACGCACTCCGAGGGCTTTCCCGAGGACAACCCGTGGGGCGACCAGCAGCTGGCCGCGAGCGAGGCCGAGCTGTCGCGCCTGATGCGGAGCGGGATCCCGTTCTCCACCGCGCCCGGCACCGCGTACGAGTACTCGAACTTCGGCTTCGCGATCCTCGGCCGCATCGTCGCCAACGTCTCCGGCATGCCCTACACGCGCTACGTCACCGAGCGCGTGCTGCGGCCGCTCGGCATGCGCTCCACGTGGATGGAGGCGCGCGCGGTACCGCCGCAGCGGCTGGCGCACGGCTACCGCCGGCAGGACGACCAGTGGCTCGAGGAGCCCGCGCTCCCCGACGGCTCGTTCGGGCCGATGGGCGGGATGCTGACGTCGGTCAGCGACCTGTCGCGCTGGGTGGGCTTCATGCTGGACGCGTGGCCCGCGCGCGACGCCGACGAGCGCGCGCCGCTGAAGCGCAGCTCCGCGCGCGAGATGCAGCAGGTGTGGCGCTACGCCGGCGCGAGCGCGGTGCGCGACGCGGCGGGCGCGATCACGCTCACCAGCGGCGGCTACGGCTACGGGCTGCGCGTGGGGCAGACGTGCCGCTATCCGATCACGGTGTCGCACACGGGCGGGCTGCCGGGCTTCGGCTCGCTGATGCGCTGGCTCCCCGAGCACGGCGTCGGCATCGTCGCCCTCGGGAACCGCACGTACACCGGCTGGACCGGCGTCGCCGAGCAGGCGCTGGAGCTGATGGCGCGCACCGGCGCGCTGCAGCCGCGCGCGCCGCGGCCCGCGCCCGTGCTGCTCGCGCGGCAGGCGCAGGTGACGCGGCTCGTCGCGCAGTGGAACGACGCGCTGGCCGACAGCGTCGCCGCGATGAACCTCTTCCTCGACGAGTCGAAGGACCGCCGCCGCGCCGCGCTCGCGCGCCTCGTCACGCAGGCCGGCGGCGACTGCAAGCCCGAGGGACCGCTCGTCGCCGAGAACGCGCTGCGCGGCCGCTGGCGCCTGCGCTGCGGGCAGGGCGACCTGCGCGTCGCCATCACGCTCGCGCCGACGACGCCCGCGGGCGTGCAGTTCCTGGACGTCGCCCCGATCAAGCGCGAGGACGAGCTGGCGCCCGCGCCGGCCTGCCGCTAG
- a CDS encoding YybH family protein codes for MWIPARCIRLVMQACLIVALPACSRAASEGTADTTRAAALDTATVRRAVDSVAESMTAALLRQDMGGVAAGLAEDYVSLETPGQIVRGRAAYRTAIDEMAKAGTWSELAFRPEGLDVAGDLAVRYGRWRMTYVPAKGDTMRADGNFVHVWRRQGDGAWRLAREINNSATAAPQIPAVGVAR; via the coding sequence ATGTGGATTCCGGCCCGGTGTATCCGACTCGTCATGCAGGCGTGCCTGATCGTCGCGCTTCCCGCCTGCAGCAGGGCGGCGTCGGAGGGCACGGCTGACACGACGCGCGCGGCCGCGCTGGACACCGCGACGGTACGTCGCGCCGTGGACTCCGTGGCGGAGAGCATGACGGCTGCCTTGCTGCGGCAGGACATGGGCGGCGTCGCCGCGGGGCTGGCGGAGGACTACGTCTCACTCGAGACGCCGGGACAGATCGTGCGTGGACGGGCCGCGTACCGCACCGCCATCGACGAGATGGCGAAGGCGGGCACCTGGAGCGAGCTGGCGTTCCGCCCGGAAGGCCTCGACGTCGCCGGCGACCTCGCGGTGCGCTACGGCCGCTGGCGCATGACGTACGTACCCGCCAAGGGTGACACGATGCGCGCCGACGGCAACTTCGTGCACGTGTGGCGTCGTCAGGGGGACGGCGCGTGGCGGCTCGCGCGCGAGATCAACAACTCCGCAACGGCGGCCCCGCAGATCCCGGCGGTGGGCGTGGCGAGATAG